The following are encoded together in the Iodobacter fluviatilis genome:
- the fdhD gene encoding formate dehydrogenase accessory sulfurtransferase FdhD, whose protein sequence is MNDGIQTVTAHFYVDDGLQALEQQVAEEVPLLLVYNGVAYLVMLCSPLHLEQLAIGFSLSEGIVDAYYQILAVEIRASHDGYEAHLQIPNEFAAKLRSRRRNLQSRTACGLCGSEQLAEVMRAPPALDSDFKIEPQAIWAGMQALSQLQTMNQQTGGVHAAGWWAAGQLTVFEDLGRHNALDKLIGHLASQRQRTDGVLLMTSRLSYDLIQKAARAQMPVIAAISAPSHLAIEQARLANITLLGFVREPRLTIYTHPERVLT, encoded by the coding sequence ATGAACGATGGCATTCAAACCGTAACAGCACATTTTTATGTCGATGATGGCTTACAAGCGCTGGAGCAGCAGGTGGCAGAAGAAGTGCCGCTGCTTCTGGTCTACAACGGCGTGGCCTATTTGGTGATGCTGTGCAGCCCGCTGCATCTGGAACAACTGGCGATTGGCTTTAGCCTGAGCGAGGGCATCGTAGATGCCTATTACCAAATACTGGCCGTAGAAATCAGAGCTAGCCACGATGGCTATGAAGCGCATTTACAAATCCCCAATGAATTTGCCGCCAAGCTACGTAGCCGTCGCCGCAATCTGCAAAGCCGCACCGCATGTGGCTTGTGCGGCAGTGAGCAGCTGGCCGAGGTAATGCGTGCGCCACCCGCGCTTGATTCTGATTTTAAAATTGAGCCGCAAGCTATTTGGGCCGGTATGCAAGCCTTAAGTCAGCTGCAAACCATGAATCAGCAAACGGGCGGTGTGCATGCCGCTGGCTGGTGGGCAGCAGGGCAGTTAACCGTGTTTGAAGACTTAGGCCGCCACAATGCCTTAGATAAATTGATTGGCCATTTAGCCAGCCAGCGGCAAAGGACGGATGGTGTATTGCTGATGACTTCGCGCCTCTCTTACGATCTGATCCAAAAAGCCGCCCGCGCCCAAATGCCCGTCATCGCCGCGATATCGGCCCCCAGCCATCTGGCTATTGAACAGGCTAGGCTGGCTAATATCACCTTGCTCGGCTTTGTTCGAGAGCCGCGCCTTACTATTTATACGCATCCGGAAAGGGTGTTAACTTGA
- the glnA gene encoding type I glutamate--ammonia ligase: MAVADVLNLIQENGLKFVDLRFTDTMGKEQHVTVPSHVVDEDWFTTGHAFDGSSIAGWKGIQASDMLLMPDASTANIDPFYDEPTLFMTCDVVEPDTGKGYDRDPRSVAKRAEQYLKATGLGDTAYFGPEPEFFIFDGIRFGSDLSGCFYKIESDEGAWATANKVEGGNKGHRPRLKGGYFPVPPVDSHQDIRATMVLILEELGVPVEVFHHEVANAGQNEIGTKFSTLVQRADWTQILKYVVHNVADQYGKTATFMPKPIVGDNGSGMHVHQSVWKDGKNLFAGNAYAGLSEFALFYIGGIIKHAKALNAITNPGTNSYKRLVPHYEAPVKLAYSARNRSASIRIPHVSSDKGRRIEARFPDPLANPYLCFSALLMAGLDGVQNKIHPGDPADKNLYDLPPEEDKLIPTVCSSLDEALDALDKDREFLTRGGVFSNDWIDSYIELKMQEVNRIRMSTHPVEFDMYYSL, from the coding sequence ATGGCGGTAGCCGACGTTCTCAACCTTATCCAAGAAAACGGCCTTAAGTTCGTTGACTTGCGTTTCACCGACACTATGGGCAAAGAGCAGCACGTTACAGTGCCTTCGCACGTGGTAGACGAAGATTGGTTCACAACGGGCCATGCTTTCGACGGCTCTTCTATTGCTGGCTGGAAAGGCATTCAAGCATCTGACATGCTGTTGATGCCAGATGCATCGACTGCCAACATCGATCCTTTCTACGACGAACCAACACTGTTTATGACATGTGACGTTGTAGAGCCTGATACAGGCAAGGGCTACGATCGTGATCCACGCTCGGTTGCTAAGCGCGCTGAGCAATACCTAAAAGCAACCGGCTTGGGTGACACGGCTTACTTTGGCCCAGAACCAGAATTCTTTATTTTTGACGGCATCCGTTTTGGCTCCGATTTATCCGGCTGCTTCTACAAAATTGAATCCGACGAAGGCGCTTGGGCGACAGCCAATAAAGTAGAAGGTGGTAATAAAGGCCACCGTCCACGTCTCAAAGGCGGCTACTTTCCAGTGCCCCCAGTCGATAGCCACCAAGATATCCGTGCCACCATGGTACTAATTCTGGAAGAGCTAGGCGTACCGGTTGAAGTGTTCCACCACGAAGTGGCGAACGCAGGCCAGAACGAAATTGGTACTAAATTCAGCACACTGGTACAACGCGCAGACTGGACTCAAATCCTGAAATACGTGGTGCACAACGTAGCAGACCAATACGGCAAGACCGCAACCTTTATGCCTAAGCCTATCGTTGGCGATAACGGCAGCGGTATGCACGTTCACCAATCGGTTTGGAAAGACGGCAAAAACCTGTTTGCAGGTAATGCCTACGCAGGTTTGAGCGAATTCGCCCTGTTCTACATCGGCGGGATCATCAAGCACGCTAAAGCTTTGAATGCGATTACTAATCCGGGCACCAACAGCTACAAACGTTTGGTTCCGCATTATGAAGCGCCGGTTAAATTGGCGTATTCAGCACGCAACCGCTCTGCTTCGATCCGTATTCCACACGTATCGTCAGATAAAGGCCGTCGTATTGAAGCGCGTTTCCCAGATCCATTGGCTAACCCATACCTTTGCTTCTCTGCACTGTTGATGGCGGGCCTCGATGGCGTGCAAAACAAGATTCACCCAGGCGATCCTGCAGACAAAAATCTGTATGACTTGCCACCAGAAGAAGACAAGTTGATCCCAACAGTTTGCTCATCTTTGGATGAAGCATTGGATGCGCTGGATAAAGACCGTGAGTTCCTGACTCGTGGCGGCGTATTTAGCAATGACTGGATCGACAGCTATATCGAATTGAAGATGCAAGAAGTAAACCGCATCCGTATGAGCACTCACCCAGTTGAGTTCGATATGTACTACAGCTTGTAA
- a CDS encoding phenylacetate--CoA ligase family protein, whose amino-acid sequence MNIIKHVFEFMLIESIYLLGFFNNKLKIYLINKIKIRKMRAICAHAFHNSLFYRESFFAHGILEKDLRSLTFEQLPVVKKSDIVENIQDVFTDKTLNKDDVFDYIYNGSTEKAYQNKYICFTTSGTLGLKMPVLLAINDFKTFVFNTFLYNSKPFKILLGKKTKVAMLGAVEGRSAGIAFIKNLPKSIFETKEISLLLPIDKIINELNEFSPEQLVSYPGVFCSLIPYKESGALTISPKKIVLSGEILTEENAERINKAFNCEISNSYGASECLIMGVKKNKNPYRLYHNICNVEILDKDNKPAKEGELGRIVITNFVNYSQPIIRYDIGDFAVSTMNKHGEMTFDGVSGRNNKPIFFKGNKGEQVELFYIALYSLFLFSSGIYKSQMLIGENSIKALIVGTNECIAKCEINMEKLLRSNGVDQTVNFFIEKVEDILPDSNGKIPFIKFQSS is encoded by the coding sequence ATGAATATCATTAAACATGTATTTGAGTTTATGCTTATTGAATCCATATATTTACTTGGTTTTTTTAATAATAAATTAAAAATATATCTAATAAACAAAATAAAAATAAGAAAAATGAGAGCAATATGTGCTCATGCTTTTCACAACTCGTTATTTTATAGAGAATCATTCTTTGCTCATGGTATTTTAGAAAAAGATCTTCGAAGTTTGACCTTTGAGCAACTTCCTGTGGTTAAAAAAAGTGATATTGTAGAAAATATTCAGGATGTTTTTACGGACAAGACACTGAATAAAGATGATGTGTTTGATTATATTTATAATGGCAGTACAGAAAAAGCGTACCAGAATAAATATATTTGCTTTACAACATCAGGAACATTGGGTTTAAAAATGCCTGTTTTACTGGCTATTAATGATTTTAAGACGTTTGTATTTAATACTTTTTTATATAATTCTAAACCATTTAAAATACTTTTAGGGAAAAAGACAAAAGTAGCAATGCTGGGGGCGGTGGAAGGGCGTAGTGCAGGTATTGCATTTATTAAAAATCTGCCTAAATCAATTTTTGAAACTAAAGAGATTTCTCTTTTATTACCAATAGATAAAATAATCAATGAATTAAATGAATTTAGTCCTGAACAACTTGTTTCATATCCTGGTGTGTTTTGTTCCTTGATTCCATATAAAGAATCAGGTGCGCTTACTATTTCTCCTAAAAAAATAGTGTTGTCGGGTGAGATATTAACCGAGGAAAATGCTGAAAGAATTAACAAAGCATTTAATTGTGAAATTAGTAATTCTTATGGTGCTTCTGAATGTTTAATTATGGGCGTGAAAAAAAATAAAAATCCCTATCGTTTATATCATAATATTTGTAATGTTGAAATTTTGGATAAGGATAACAAACCTGCCAAAGAGGGCGAGTTAGGGCGGATTGTTATTACTAATTTTGTTAATTATAGCCAGCCTATTATCCGATATGATATTGGCGATTTTGCTGTCAGTACAATGAATAAGCATGGAGAAATGACGTTTGATGGTGTTTCTGGAAGAAATAATAAACCTATCTTTTTCAAAGGAAATAAAGGCGAGCAGGTAGAGCTATTTTATATTGCTCTGTACTCGTTGTTTTTATTTTCTTCCGGAATATATAAATCACAAATGCTTATCGGAGAAAATTCAATAAAGGCATTGATTGTGGGGACGAATGAATGCATTGCTAAGTGTGAAATTAATATGGAAAAATTACTACGAAGCAATGGGGTTGATCAGACGGTTAATTTCTTCATCGAAAAGGTTGAAGATATCTTGCCAGATTCAAATGGCAAAATTCCATTTATTAAGTTCCAGTCTAGTTAA
- a CDS encoding Arm DNA-binding domain-containing protein produces the protein MPLTNLQYRNAKVAGKDYTKADGDGLFLIIRSKGAKSWACDFIRKGERIKYNYGQYPNLSLAVARLLHWVESSWQNNAASLVYSII, from the coding sequence ATGCCGCTAACTAATTTACAGTACCGCAATGCCAAGGTGGCTGGAAAGGATTACACCAAAGCCGATGGTGACGGCCTGTTCTTAATTATCAGAAGCAAAGGGGCAAAATCTTGGGCCTGTGACTTCATCCGCAAGGGTGAGCGGATCAAGTACAACTATGGCCAATACCCTAATCTTTCACTCGCAGTGGCAAGGCTCCTCCACTGGGTAGAAAGCAGCTGGCAGAACAATGCCGCAAGCCTGGTCTATTCAATTATTTAA
- a CDS encoding FdhF/YdeP family oxidoreductase has product MSQKKPSPAGGWGALKATLATIEPSHVGKSVIALANANQPDGFDCPGCAWPDKPNTRVQFCENGAKAIGHEITSKRVEADFFAEHSVSDLQLWDDYSLEQQGRLTAPMRFDAASDHYLPISWDDAFQLIARHLKEIKPDEAHFYTSGRTGNETAFLYQLFVRLYGTNNMPDCSNMCHEPSGFALNASIGVGKGTVTLEDFDHAEAIFIFGQNPGTNHPRMLGTLQEAAQRGCQIVVINPLKERGLVSFQDPQNPLQMLSNSASPIASLYVQPQLGGDLAIAKALLKSVLEAGAADQAFIAEHTEGFAELAADIAATSWEDLVSHSGLTLAELKQLGDVYIQSKATIITWGMGITQHQHAVATIQMLCNVLLVKGNIGKTGAGVCPVRGHSNVQGDRTMGINERPSAAFLQQLGKACGFSPPSQQGRNVVESIAAMESGAGKVFIAMGGNFAAATPDTERTHAALRKQNLTVHITTTLNRSHLVPGLDALILPCLGRTEIDLKNDQSQSITVEDSMSMVHLTHGIKTPASPHLLSEPEIVARMAAATLSDSPIDFMALIQDYDLIRDLIAIAIPDFADFNQRVRVPGGFYLGNTARERRWVVGKARFKVHALQAAIRDQLQGLTTHPLLTLSTIRSHDQYNTTVYRRNDRYRGIQNERKVLFINAEDMAELGLQADQYVNIVSVWFDRERQVNDFRLQPFDTPRGCLAAYFPETNPLVPLDYYAVDAMTPASKALVVYLQA; this is encoded by the coding sequence ATGTCACAGAAAAAACCATCGCCAGCAGGCGGCTGGGGCGCGCTTAAAGCGACGCTTGCCACCATCGAGCCAAGTCATGTAGGTAAATCCGTGATTGCCTTAGCCAACGCCAATCAGCCCGATGGCTTTGATTGCCCTGGCTGTGCCTGGCCGGACAAGCCCAATACCCGTGTGCAATTTTGTGAGAACGGTGCCAAAGCCATTGGCCATGAGATTACATCTAAGCGGGTTGAGGCTGATTTTTTTGCAGAGCATAGCGTTAGCGATTTGCAGCTATGGGATGATTATTCGCTGGAGCAGCAGGGCAGGCTGACCGCACCAATGCGCTTTGATGCGGCCAGCGATCACTATTTGCCGATTAGCTGGGATGATGCGTTTCAACTGATTGCAAGACATTTGAAAGAGATCAAGCCGGACGAAGCGCATTTTTATACCTCGGGGCGTACCGGTAATGAAACGGCATTTTTATATCAGTTATTTGTGCGTCTTTATGGCACGAATAATATGCCCGATTGCTCAAATATGTGCCACGAGCCCAGCGGCTTTGCGCTGAACGCCAGTATTGGCGTGGGCAAGGGCACGGTGACGCTGGAAGACTTTGATCATGCCGAGGCGATTTTTATTTTTGGACAAAACCCAGGCACCAATCACCCACGCATGTTGGGCACTTTACAAGAAGCGGCGCAGCGGGGCTGCCAGATTGTGGTGATTAATCCACTGAAAGAGCGTGGTTTAGTCTCGTTTCAAGACCCACAAAATCCGCTGCAAATGTTGAGTAATTCGGCTTCGCCTATTGCTTCGCTGTATGTGCAGCCGCAGCTGGGGGGCGATCTGGCGATTGCTAAGGCGCTGCTTAAATCGGTGCTGGAGGCAGGCGCTGCAGATCAGGCTTTTATAGCTGAGCATACCGAAGGCTTTGCCGAGCTGGCGGCCGATATTGCCGCTACTTCTTGGGAAGATCTGGTCAGCCATAGCGGCTTAACGCTGGCCGAATTAAAGCAACTTGGTGATGTGTATATCCAGAGCAAAGCCACAATTATTACTTGGGGCATGGGCATTACCCAGCATCAGCATGCGGTGGCCACCATCCAAATGCTTTGCAATGTGCTGCTGGTGAAAGGCAATATCGGCAAAACAGGTGCAGGTGTTTGCCCGGTGCGCGGGCATTCCAATGTGCAGGGTGATCGCACCATGGGGATTAATGAGCGTCCCAGTGCGGCCTTTTTGCAGCAGCTGGGCAAGGCCTGTGGCTTTTCGCCGCCATCCCAGCAAGGGCGAAACGTGGTGGAAAGTATTGCCGCGATGGAGTCAGGTGCTGGCAAAGTGTTTATCGCCATGGGCGGCAACTTTGCGGCCGCTACACCAGACACCGAACGCACCCACGCCGCTTTGCGTAAGCAAAACCTAACCGTGCATATCACCACTACGCTTAATCGTTCGCACCTTGTACCAGGGCTGGATGCGCTGATTTTGCCCTGCCTTGGCCGCACCGAAATCGATCTAAAAAATGATCAGTCACAAAGCATTACGGTTGAAGATTCGATGAGTATGGTGCATCTAACTCACGGTATTAAAACGCCAGCATCACCGCATTTATTGTCCGAGCCAGAAATAGTGGCGCGTATGGCAGCAGCCACACTGAGCGATAGCCCGATTGATTTTATGGCCTTGATTCAGGATTACGATTTGATCCGCGATTTAATCGCCATTGCGATTCCAGACTTTGCCGATTTTAATCAGCGCGTGCGCGTGCCTGGCGGTTTTTATCTTGGCAATACGGCAAGGGAGCGGCGTTGGGTGGTGGGCAAGGCGCGTTTTAAAGTTCACGCTTTGCAAGCGGCTATTCGTGATCAGCTACAAGGCTTGACCACGCATCCGCTGCTGACCCTTTCAACTATCCGCAGCCATGATCAGTACAACACCACGGTTTACCGCAGAAATGATCGCTATCGTGGTATTCAAAATGAGCGAAAAGTATTGTTTATCAATGCGGAGGATATGGCCGAGCTGGGTTTGCAAGCCGATCAATATGTGAACATCGTTTCAGTATGGTTTGATCGTGAGCGGCAGGTGAATGATTTCCGCCTACAGCCTTTTGATACGCCGCGTGGCTGCCTAGCTGCATATTTCCCGGAAACCAATCCGCTGGTGCCCTTGGATTACTACGCTGTTGACGCAATGACACCCGCCAGCAAAGCTTTAGTGGTGTATCTGCAAGCATGA